A stretch of the Nosocomiicoccus ampullae genome encodes the following:
- a CDS encoding energy-coupling factor transporter ATPase: MNIHLNNVSVVYQKKTPFEFTALKDISTEFNEGKFYGVIGHTGSGKSTLVQLLNGLILPTTGEVKVGDDTLLPKTKQKVIHRVKGRVGIVFQFPEHQLFDETVLKDVTFGPINMGKSKEEAEEISKYYLKRLNVDESLFDESPFDLSGGQMRKIALAGILAMEPDVLILDEPTAGLDPLSHIETMDLFKSIHETLGITIILVTHDMNDVFNYTDEVKILSKGTLAVEGDTHELLQDETLLKDYQLEVPNVVRLVHDLRQKGYQLDEMPRNIQSFISTYKGVFDV; the protein is encoded by the coding sequence ATGAATATTCATTTAAACAATGTGTCGGTCGTGTATCAAAAAAAGACACCATTTGAATTTACAGCACTAAAAGATATATCTACAGAGTTTAATGAAGGAAAGTTTTACGGGGTGATCGGTCACACAGGTAGTGGGAAATCAACACTCGTTCAATTATTAAATGGGCTTATTTTGCCAACGACTGGAGAAGTTAAGGTTGGAGATGATACTCTCTTGCCTAAGACTAAACAAAAAGTAATTCACCGCGTCAAAGGTCGTGTTGGGATTGTGTTTCAGTTTCCAGAACACCAGTTATTTGACGAGACGGTCTTAAAAGATGTGACGTTTGGACCAATTAATATGGGTAAATCTAAAGAAGAAGCTGAAGAGATTTCAAAGTATTATTTAAAGCGTTTAAATGTCGATGAGTCATTATTTGATGAGTCGCCGTTTGATTTATCGGGTGGACAGATGCGTAAAATCGCACTCGCTGGTATATTAGCGATGGAGCCTGACGTACTTATATTAGACGAACCAACCGCAGGGTTAGATCCACTCAGTCATATAGAAACGATGGATTTATTTAAATCGATTCATGAAACGCTTGGTATTACAATTATACTCGTGACACACGATATGAATGATGTCTTTAATTATACGGATGAGGTTAAAATCCTTTCAAAAGGAACGCTCGCAGTAGAAGGAGATACGCATGAACTCTTGCAAGATGAAACACTTTTAAAAGATTATCAACTTGAAGTGCCGAACGTGGTGCGTTTAGTTCATGATTTACGACAAAAAGGATATCAGTTAGACGAAATGCCGCGTAATATCCAGTCATTTATATCTACGTATAAGGGGGTATTTGATGTTTGA
- a CDS encoding energy-coupling factor transporter transmembrane component T family protein, whose protein sequence is MFDSMLLGRYIPGDSIIHRLDARAKLIATALFMVIVFFANNLVTYLLLIGFVLVILKLAKLGVMFVLNGLKIILVLLVFTFLMHLFLTKGGPVLVDAKIFTIELEGVIKGLYISTRLIMLVVITTIMTLTTSPISLTDALEKLASPLKVFKVPVHEIAMMTSISLRFIPTLMDETDKIIKAQSSRGSTFMTGPVKNRIKALIPIVIPLFISAFQRAEDMAVAMEVRGYKGDEGRTHYRLLIWHRRDTIALIILVIFGVLLWMLRT, encoded by the coding sequence ATGTTTGATTCAATGCTTCTTGGTAGGTATATCCCTGGAGATAGTATTATTCATAGACTAGACGCAAGGGCAAAACTTATTGCAACAGCGCTATTTATGGTCATCGTGTTTTTTGCGAATAATTTAGTGACGTACTTACTTTTAATTGGGTTTGTACTCGTCATTTTAAAGCTCGCAAAGCTCGGTGTTATGTTCGTATTAAACGGGCTAAAAATTATACTCGTACTACTCGTCTTTACATTTTTAATGCATCTATTTTTAACAAAAGGTGGACCAGTACTTGTCGATGCGAAAATATTTACAATTGAGCTTGAAGGGGTCATTAAAGGATTATACATTTCAACGAGACTCATTATGCTCGTCGTGATTACAACAATTATGACACTGACAACAAGTCCAATCTCTTTAACTGATGCATTAGAAAAGTTAGCCTCACCGTTAAAAGTGTTTAAAGTACCTGTCCATGAAATCGCGATGATGACGTCGATTAGTTTAAGATTCATCCCGACGTTAATGGATGAGACCGATAAAATAATTAAAGCACAATCATCAAGAGGATCGACATTTATGACAGGGCCTGTAAAGAATAGAATTAAAGCACTCATTCCAATCGTTATACCGCTTTTTATCTCTGCGTTTCAAAGAGCTGAAGATATGGCAGTAGCGATGGAAGTAAGGGGCTATAAAGGAGACGAAGGACGTACGCATTACAGGTTACTTATATGGCACCGAAGAGATACAATTGCGTTAATTATATTAGTCATTTTCGGAGTGTTATTATGGATGTTAAGAACATGA
- the truA gene encoding tRNA pseudouridine(38-40) synthase TruA, with the protein MDVKNMTRILLKITYNGKEFDGWQYQHNGRTVQGQIERALKSIHREFIRIHPASRTDKHVHAFEQYAHFDTTLDIEPEKWAFILNNKLPGDVRIIESKEIDSDYHVRYHSKGKVYRYKMYFGNPTPFKYGLETHVKDELNVERMREAAEYFIGTHDFTSFSSAKTVIENKVRHIYKLDIIETTNGIEVVIMGSGFLYNMVRIIVQYLLEVGKGNRNPESTKENISNKDRTQNPKVAPAGGLYLERIFLTEQQQRDYLKENT; encoded by the coding sequence ATGGATGTTAAGAACATGACAAGAATATTATTAAAAATTACGTATAACGGTAAAGAATTTGATGGTTGGCAGTACCAACATAATGGCCGTACAGTTCAAGGGCAAATTGAACGTGCATTAAAATCTATACATCGTGAATTTATAAGAATTCACCCAGCGTCACGTACGGACAAGCACGTTCACGCTTTTGAACAATACGCACACTTTGACACGACACTCGATATCGAGCCGGAAAAATGGGCGTTTATATTAAACAATAAACTCCCAGGTGATGTTCGGATTATAGAGTCAAAAGAAATCGATTCAGACTATCATGTAAGGTATCACTCAAAAGGAAAAGTATACCGGTACAAAATGTATTTCGGGAATCCGACTCCATTTAAGTATGGCCTAGAAACACATGTAAAAGATGAATTAAACGTTGAAAGAATGCGTGAAGCGGCAGAGTATTTTATCGGCACACATGACTTTACGAGTTTTTCGAGTGCAAAAACGGTCATTGAAAACAAAGTGAGACACATATATAAACTAGATATAATCGAAACAACAAACGGAATAGAAGTTGTAATTATGGGCTCTGGATTCCTATACAATATGGTGAGAATCATCGTTCAGTACTTACTTGAGGTTGGTAAAGGAAATAGAAATCCAGAATCTACAAAAGAAAATATTAGTAACAAAGATCGTACACAAAATCCTAAAGTTGCACCTGCGGGTGGATTATATTTAGAGCGTATATTTTTAACAGAACAACAACAACGAGATTATTTAAAAGAAAACACGTGA
- the rplM gene encoding 50S ribosomal protein L13, with protein MRQTFMANESNIERKWYVIDAEGQTLGRLSTEVASILRGKHKPTYTPHVDTGDYVIIINAGKVELTGNKLSQKVYYRHTGHPGGIKEVTAGELRDTYPVRLIETSVKGMLPKNSLGDKQLSKLFVYENDTHPHAAQQPENYELRG; from the coding sequence ATGCGTCAAACATTTATGGCTAACGAGTCAAACATTGAGCGTAAATGGTACGTAATTGATGCTGAAGGACAAACTTTAGGTCGTCTTTCAACAGAAGTTGCATCAATCTTACGTGGTAAACATAAACCAACATACACGCCACACGTTGACACTGGTGACTACGTGATCATCATCAACGCTGGTAAAGTTGAATTAACAGGAAACAAATTAAGTCAAAAAGTATACTACAGACACACTGGTCACCCAGGTGGAATTAAAGAAGTTACAGCTGGTGAGTTAAGAGACACTTATCCAGTTCGTTTAATCGAAACTTCAGTAAAAGGTATGCTACCTAAAAACTCATTAGGTGACAAACAACTAAGCAAACTATTCGTATACGAAAACGATACGCATCCACATGCGGCACAACAACCTGAAAACTACGAGTTACGTGGTTAA
- the rpsI gene encoding 30S ribosomal protein S9, whose amino-acid sequence MAKVEYRGTGRRKKSVARVRLVPGEGNVTINNRDMREYLPFESLILDLNQPFAVTETEGNYDVLVNVNGGGFTGQAQAIRHGIARALLEANPEHRAELKRAGLLTRDPRMKERMKPGLKKARKAPQFSKR is encoded by the coding sequence TTGGCTAAAGTAGAATACAGAGGAACTGGACGTCGTAAGAAATCAGTTGCACGTGTACGTCTTGTACCAGGTGAAGGTAACGTAACGATCAACAATCGTGATATGAGAGAATACCTTCCATTTGAAAGCTTAATCTTAGACTTAAACCAACCATTCGCAGTTACTGAAACAGAAGGTAACTACGATGTATTAGTAAACGTAAATGGTGGTGGATTCACAGGGCAAGCACAAGCAATCCGTCACGGAATTGCACGTGCATTATTAGAAGCAAACCCTGAACACCGCGCTGAATTAAAACGTGCAGGTCTATTAACACGTGACCCACGTATGAAAGAGCGTATGAAACCAGGTCTTAAGAAAGCTCGTAAAGCACCACAATTCTCTAAACGTTAA
- a CDS encoding MFS transporter, producing the protein MGKNEVFKLITKNKNYRKLLITTMITGLTQWGAFIAMLVLIGNITSSGLQLGVLWAVSGLFPIFMSFLLGGIIDRYDTKKVLFISEFLKVPFYLLFILVPFFEGWTAWILFFVIRFVVGLLQSVTTIVRQTIIPEMMPDEDLVTANSLNFTLTSFIRLIGAATGGLVVSFFSLNIFWIITSISFVYAGFAMLNLDIKRKKISSKERNFVKEIKVGLQVAKNNVFVSYVLLFALTGGLIIGSFNLMIERMVNEVYQVPPFGLSVLYIAEGLTSVIIGYWIANNKIMFKKVHNYGYIYILMGLTWALFSLTNNLFTGSLIMIAFAFVGGFVVPFERNVMQIKVNPDLRGRVFGLWNTCSMLSMQVGALLTGIIIQYLGNRFVTPILSILEILLGIVFLFYFLKEKDNNYENKTI; encoded by the coding sequence ATGGGCAAAAATGAGGTATTTAAACTAATTACAAAAAATAAAAATTATAGGAAACTTTTAATCACAACTATGATTACAGGATTAACACAGTGGGGTGCATTCATTGCAATGCTCGTTCTGATTGGTAATATTACCTCTAGTGGGCTTCAGCTTGGCGTCCTTTGGGCAGTAAGTGGATTATTCCCAATCTTTATGAGTTTCTTGCTCGGCGGTATTATTGATCGCTACGATACTAAAAAAGTATTGTTTATCAGTGAGTTTTTAAAAGTTCCATTTTATTTATTGTTTATTCTTGTACCATTCTTTGAAGGATGGACTGCTTGGATTTTATTCTTTGTAATTCGATTTGTTGTTGGATTATTACAATCAGTTACAACTATTGTGAGACAAACGATTATTCCGGAAATGATGCCAGATGAAGATTTGGTTACTGCGAACTCTTTAAATTTTACACTAACTAGCTTTATACGACTAATTGGTGCTGCCACAGGTGGTTTAGTTGTTTCATTTTTTAGTCTTAATATATTTTGGATAATAACAAGTATCTCATTTGTATATGCTGGATTTGCTATGTTGAACTTAGATATTAAACGTAAAAAAATTTCTAGCAAGGAACGAAATTTTGTAAAAGAAATAAAAGTTGGTCTCCAAGTAGCTAAAAATAATGTCTTTGTTTCTTACGTATTATTATTCGCGCTAACGGGTGGGCTGATCATTGGATCTTTCAACTTAATGATTGAAAGAATGGTGAATGAAGTATATCAAGTTCCTCCATTTGGTCTTAGTGTATTATATATTGCAGAAGGATTAACTTCTGTAATTATCGGCTACTGGATTGCGAATAATAAAATCATGTTTAAGAAAGTTCATAACTATGGTTATATCTATATACTGATGGGATTAACTTGGGCACTGTTTAGTCTGACAAATAACTTGTTTACTGGGTCTCTTATAATGATTGCATTCGCTTTTGTAGGAGGATTTGTAGTACCATTTGAAAGAAATGTGATGCAAATAAAGGTAAATCCTGATTTAAGAGGAAGAGTATTTGGGTTGTGGAATACATGTAGTATGCTTTCAATGCAAGTAGGGGCTTTACTTACAGGTATTATCATTCAATACCTTGGTAATAGATTTGTAACTCCAATCTTATCAATACTAGAAATTTTACTTGGAATTGTATTTTTATTTTATTTTTTAAAAGAGAAAGATAATAATTATGAAAATAAAACGATTTGA
- a CDS encoding DUF2268 domain-containing putative Zn-dependent protease (predicted Zn-dependent protease with a strongly conserved HExxH motif), whose translation MIALLYLNSLLLDYIINEGLAENYVEEILGKEYVNPWAFMHQRQEFNSFIEILKNPYINDRSRIYSIMHGNKKENIPLWLGYSYGYSLVNFIKINTLINIDELTKKDRNFFDNYNKIFLKILMKDG comes from the coding sequence TATATTATAAACGAAGGATTAGCTGAAAATTATGTAGAGGAAATCTTAGGTAAAGAATATGTTAATCCTTGGGCATTTATGCATCAACGCCAAGAATTTAATAGCTTTATAGAAATATTAAAGAATCCATACATAAATGATAGAAGTAGAATATATTCAATTATGCATGGAAATAAAAAAGAAAATATACCACTTTGGTTAGGGTATAGTTATGGATATAGTTTAGTTAACTTTATAAAAATAAATACCTTAATAAACATAGATGAATTAACTAAGAAAGATAGAAACTTTTTTGATAATTATAATAAAATATTTTTAAAAATTTTAATGAAAGATGGATAA